A genomic segment from Amphiprion ocellaris isolate individual 3 ecotype Okinawa chromosome 17, ASM2253959v1, whole genome shotgun sequence encodes:
- the LOC111582033 gene encoding alpha-(1,3)-fucosyltransferase 7-like, protein MESDNTKKTARTLMKRCLLLSFLCILSLCIFIGWSRTLRLNPLAFSSSRNMTILLWHYPFGESVSLNGDVCWDMYHIPHCRLVDQHSMFSSADVVVFHNRELIEGTQKLPTDQPRPRGQRWAWMTLEAPPHNGNLDPFANIFNMTITYRRDADITVPYGELLPKEDEGRLVEDNLQEKTTLICWVVSNYNSNHKRSQVYNDLNAIVPVKVYGRWTQTPLDSSGLLSTVSHCYFYLAFENSVSQDYITEKLWYNAYESGAVPVVLGASLSDYKAVAPPHSFIHVDEFASVRELANYLQELAKDKKRYAEYLTWKQHWKVKQNSDVRERLCKICAEFNSLPQHKVYSDLEAWDKTTSA, encoded by the exons ATG GAGTCGGATAACACTAAAAAGACTGCACGCACTTTGATGAAGAGgtgcctcctcctctccttcctctgcatTTTATCACTGTGCATTTTCATTGGATGGTCAAGAACCTTAAGACTGAATCCTTTagccttcagcagcagcagaaacatgacCATCCTGCTGTGGCACTATCCCTTCGGAGAGTCAGTGAGCCTGAATGGTGATGTGTGCTGGGATATGTACCACATCCCTCACTGTCGCCTGGTGGACCAGCACTCCATGTTCTCCTCGGCCGATGTGGTTGTCTTCCACAACAGGGAGCTGATAGAAGGCACACAGAAGCTGCCCACCGACCAGCCTCGTCCACGGGGCCAGAGGTGGGCCTGGATGACCCTGGAGGCCCCGCCTCACAATGGAAACTTGGATCCGTTTGCAAACATCTTCAACATGACCATCACCTACAGGAGGGATGCTGATATCACTGTTCCCTATGGAGAGCTGCTACCTAAAGAGGATGAAGGACGTCTGGTGGAAGACAACCTTCAGGAAAAGACCACTCTGATCTGCTGGGTGGTCAGCAACTACAACAGCAACCACAAAAGAAGCCAAGTGTACAATGACCTCAACGCCATAGTTCCTGTGAAGGTCTACGGGCGATGGACACAGACACCCCTCGACTCCTCAGGCCTCCTATCTACAGTCTCTCACTGCTACTTTTATCTGGCTTTTGAGAACTCAGTCTCCCAAGATTATATCACAGAGAAGCTGTGGTATAATGCTTATGAAAGCGGAGCTGTGCCCGTCGTCCTGGGAGCGTCGTTAAGTGATTACAAAGCTGTGGCTCCACCTCATTCGTTCATCCATGTCGACGAGTTTGCATCAGTGAGAGAATTGGCAAATTATCTACAAGAGCTGGCAAAGGACAAGAAACGCTACGCTGAATATCTGACGTGGAAACAACATTGGAAAGTGAAACAGAACTCAGACGTGAGGGAGAGACTGTGTAAGATCTGCGCAGAGTTCAACAGTTTACCTCAGCACAAGGTTTACTCAGACCTGGAGGCCTGGGACAAAACCACTTCAGCTTGA